In Betta splendens chromosome 1, fBetSpl5.4, whole genome shotgun sequence, the genomic stretch CCTCACAATCCACAGGTGTGATAACAAGGTTGTCTGTGTTTCTAGGAGACTCCAAAGATGAACTCTCTGAGAGACTACTATGAGAGGGCCTTGCAGGAGTTTGGTACTTCAGATGACGGTAAGTGGGGTTAAACGTATAAAAGGAACAAAGAGtgagaaaataaagaaagcaTCTTTTCTTTCAGAAACACTGCACAGATTCTATGAATACCTTCCAATGCCAAATGTTTTTTATCAGTATTCAGCTAGATAGAAAAACATGAATGGAACAAAGGCTGAATGACCTGTGTGGGAAAACGTATTGTGTGACATGGAGAAACATTACCCTTACGACGCGCcactctgtgtttgtgaagaTCTGTGGCTGCAGTACATCCAGGAAGAGCTGGGGCCCCTCGGACGGCCAGAAAACTGCGGCAAGATCCACTGGAGAGCCATGAAGTTCCTGGAGGGGGAGAGCGTGGAGAGGTTCATCTCTAAATATACGCTGCTTCAGACTGGACACTTGTAAGCGTTCGCACGGGGCCCGATAGCGTGGATCAAAGCCTGCAGGGTCAGCAACCAGTGTTTAACAGCTGTTGAGAGCGTTTGTCGTTTGAAGGAACGGCGGAGTTTCCAGCAGGTGTTCGTTCCTGCTTCTGCCTTTCGCTGGAAGCGTTTCTTACCCGCGCCGTTGATTCCTTCACGGTGGTTCCACCAGTGTTTAGACAACTGCTTCTGAGTCGTTTTACAACTTTGTATTTGATACCTGACCGATTGGAAATGTGTTGTATTGACCAGTTTAGGTGAGGCCCGTCTTTATTTTCATGAATGAGAATAAAACAGTCTTTCATTACTTTCTatcactgttgtgttttctgtggcaGTGACATAACAGATGTACGCCAATAAACCATTGCCTTTCTGTTTATTATACACAATACAACTCATTTCACACACTCAAGTTTTTTGAAGTACTCTTATTTCCACCTTTCTTAATAAAACTGTTAAACTTTGAAGACAAAACCATAATTTAACAAATAAGCATTTGTTGTAGTAGCACAAGTATAAACAGCTGAAACAACTGTCCATAAATACATGAACATTTTAAGGACACTTAATCCAAATGGTAAAGCTCTGAGTGTTAACAGAGAAATCGTATATAAAATAGCGCCGTAACATAATGTGTCCAGACCTGTACCACTGTAGGAACTATAAGATGCATTAGTACCAGACAAAAAGGAGAAGTGGTTAATGTAACACTATTAAAATTTTAACCGTTCCCTAAATGAAACACTGAAGTCATCCCATCAACCTTCAAGATCTACTGTAATTATAGAAACAACAAGCAAGTAAAATAATGTGCTTTAAGGCGAAAGATCTCATTGTAAACTATTTTCATTATCCATTCCATCAGGAAAGGAGCGAAGCCTGTGAGGCTGCAGATGCTGTCAGCTGAACTTCTCTTTATGTAAATGAACTAGTCCTCACACACTCCAGTGTGTAGGAGTTGCAGACAGGGTGGGCTGATGTATTGTTTTACTGATATATTGAGCTACTTGCTTCACACTGGCTAGACATCATTTCCTAAtagtttctgttctgtgtttatttattgtatttttttgtcaTATCAAGACTTCCAACCTGAGGAAATATAGAAATGTGCTCGGGATCATATTTTAGCCAACACAGCTTAGGCTGCAAAACCTGCGAGGAGCTGCTCACTCACAAAATTGTAAAATTGACAAAAAAGGCTAAAAGTCCAACATTATAGAGTCATAGTTATTATGGAGGAGGTTAATTCTGcatgtggatgtttgtgttggGTCCCATCCCTCCGGGACCGTCTCCTCTGTTGGATGATTCATCAACCTAACGTGTAAGAATCCCCCATGTCCGTCTTTAACCCCTTCAACTGTGTCCCTGTCCGTTCGCTCATCCTCAGAGCTTCTTGAAGAGGATGTAGGTGAAGAGAGCCAAGACTCCGGCCGACAGCAGCCCGATCACACACTGGTGAACAGTGATGACGTTCTCCAGGGCATGAATGCGCTCCTCCATGGCGTTGGTGTGGATGTAGTCATAGATGGAGGCCCCGATGCTCCACACGGCCCATACGGCATCCACCACCGCTTTCATAGTGGGAGAGACCATCGTCTGCAGGCGGGAGCGGGCGAACGGCCCCACTGCGCTGCAGAGCCAGAGAGGAGGCGACCCGGTGATGAGGGAGCAACGTGTGGGCAGCGAGTCTGCCGCTACATACGCAGCCACAGCCACGCgtttcattcattattaatatagtTTGTGATTCATTTTTTCACAGTTTATGCATCCATCCAGTAAATTACTTATTTTTTATGATTATCATTACggttattattaattttattttcataCAAGCTCCGGTTCATAATTACAAATTGAAAATGTCACAGTAGGTATTAATCCATAACTCAGTATAGTTGTAGCTCACATCCATGTATGTTTCCTGGAAACATTTATgcatcattaataataatgcttACTTGTAATAAGAAACAAATCTATtgtgtatttttcttttaaaactttAGCAACACATTTTgggtctgtttttttgttacaaaagcaaagctgtaaGAACTTGACTTGATAACTTGATAACAATGGAtcctgtgtccagagaaaacagcatgacattttattacagcctaatttattataattatgaaAAGTGAATGAAGACAAGGGTGCAAAGCAAGAACTAATCTCTTGGTGAGGTATGAATTAGCTTTTTTACATAATTTAGTGAGGAAACATGTGAAACAATGACTCAGCTGAGTGAAAAACAATAATCCACTATCTGCAAAAACACTCGtcttttcatctctctctctctctctctctctctctctctgatccaCTGGTCGACTCCCACAACCTGACGTCAGGGCAGTGTTACAAGCTTGGCTCATGTGAAGCCTGGTTCACATGATCTGACATATGATCTAGCAAAAGCAAGGAGAgggacacaaacaggaaccGCAGTTTGAGGGAAACGAGGGGCCGCGTGGAAAAGACGCAAAGACCTAACGGACGCACACTTCTGCCTGGAGGCGAAACTCACCGACGggtgtcagaggtcagagcgaTGATGGAGCTGGTGATGAACATCCGTCCCGCTGTTGCTCATCAACTAACCGCTTTCcctgtggaggagaagcctgGCAGGGCCTGGCTGCTCTTGGCAGGGACCGTTTCGGACATTTCTATTTGGTGTCAAAGCATCAGAGTCAAACACATCGCTTCCGATTGagaattcaaaataaaacgacTCCCTGCTAACGTCAGTTAAAACAATACTCGCAGGAAAATTCAAAAGTGGACGGTATTAAGACCATCATATGCCAcgtggttaaaaataaatatacaaaaatatataaCAAGCAATCTGCATCAACTTGTCTGTATattctttaatttaatttataggAAAGTCAGCCAGTTTCCGGCAACGCAGCGAGCTTAATCGGCACTGAAGCAGCTGACTCCCAGCGTCACCACAGGCACTAAAAGTAGAGCATGACCGCGAGAGtggaatagaatagaatagaatagaatagaatagaatagaatagaatatagAGTTGTGTGGCCTATTGACACCGCAGGGGACACAGATGGGACCGAACGTCACGAGAAAACGCAGGAAATCGTTTTCAAATTAGACACCTCGGATGCAAAATATCAGActataattaaaaattaaaaatagcagatttaaacatttaaatgtcacaatAAGACAAAACGCAGCACGGCAGACAGAACCGATTTATGGCGCACAGTGATTGTACAAAGTTCAGCATTTAGCACAAACTCACAGGTGAATCCACACGTCTCGCTGCTGGTGCGCGGACACGCGCGACCGACACGCGGTGACGCGAATAATAATGCCGCCACAAAGGTCGCCCGACACGTGCGTGGAAGCGGGCGCCGTGGCGCGTGGCCGCCGCCAGGCGTCGCGCCGCGCCAGCATGTCGCCGGGCCGGGGAGGTAACAGGAGAGGTGCGATGAACCTGGGATGCATATAGCCTGCCGAACAGCGCCGATAAAAGAGGGAACACCTTGAGGCAGCCGCACACGAGCCGCCCCGGAGACGCGGCGCGCACGGCACGGGGCCGCTCCGAGCGGCGCGTGCGGGCGGATCCACCGGCGCAGCGCGGCGCAGGAATGCGTCGGCCGGCACACATGTTCGGACGTTAGCGCGCGCTGTGGTCTCGAGCGGCTGCAAGTCCTCCGAGAGAATTATTGTCAATTCGGGGCCACGCTGCTGCGCCCCCGACGGGAACCTATAATTGGAGACGTGCCAGTGACGCGCTGAAAATAACCAGGTTACCACTTAGCGCCGGTCCATTTTGGGGAGGGCCCAACACGAGGGCGCAGCACCATATATCAGCTCCTTCCAGCTGTTTGGGAATATCCTGCTCATATCGACGATGCAGcatggcagcggcggcggcggcggcggcggcggcggcccgcgTTCCGTCCGCCTCTCCCTTCTCCCCGTCCTCCCGAACGCCTCCTTCCAGGTCGGATACCGGGAGCCCGGCCGGTGCTGGGTGCGCACCGGGGATCTCTCGGTGGGAAATGCagaagcattttatttttttttttatgaggaCGGGAGGGGGAGACTGGCACAAAGCGCGACACTGTTGCGTCTGCATGTTTTTTCAACCTTGGACAGAGGGGGGAAAACATgggccgaggggggggggggtctgtccgACTTATTCCAAAAAGACAACTCGTTCCTCCCACCCGCACGAGGATATCCTAACTCAATTTGGAATGCGTGCCACACCGACTGATTAGACGTTACTGGGCGGCGGTGGTGCTGGCGGATGGACGCTAAAGTTCAACTTCGCTCGCAGGAGCGATCTGATCTCCCCCCGCGCGGCCAGACGAGCAGCCAGACGGTCGGCGCGTTTTTTTTCCAcgtgaagccccccccccccatacacgACTACAGGATGCCGACACCTGCCCGGTGCGCAggtaacaacagcagcagcagcagcagcagcagcagccgggcaGCATCACCTACTTCTCCAGACACTGACAGTTGCACAATCAATAGGTAAAGGCTGGGAGCGTCCTCCGCACACGGGACTAGTGTGATGGTGTGTGTCAGAGGCTGGGTCTTTGCGGGCAAGGTGAGTCCTCAGCTAATTCAACTGGCCTACAAAGTCCCAGTTTCTGGCTCATGTGGCCACCAGGTTAGACATGACCCTTCGGCTGCATGGTCATCTTCCAGGGAGGAAAAGCAGGGTGCAGATGAGAGGTTTTAGGGAAAGTGCCAATAGGCAGAGAATAATCGTTTTAGAATTTTAGAAAGTTAAAGTGAAGTTAAAGACAGTAAACTTCCCTCAAAGAGCTGCAGATGCACCACCAAAAGAACTGTAATAGGTTTATAAATTAACTGGTTAATAACTGTGTTGTTGAATGTCACTGCTAGATAATTGGCAGAAAAACAACCTTTAAATTAGTCAAACCTGAACTTTTTCTCATAAGACCACATGTTTCGCACGAGCGTCGCAGAAAAACCCGGGCAGAGCTGCTCTTCTCTCCGATTCATCCAGTGATGAACAACTATCACACCGTTTCTCGGTCCTGCGTCTCGTAGCTGGCCTCATTCTGCAGCACAGCCCTTGATAAATTGTTTTCAAAGCAACTCAATTTTTTCTCTAGGcgcttatttttttatttattttttgccgGACCAGAAATAggccaaattaaaaaaaacccaaaacagttAAACTTCCTGGGAGGACCAGTTAAATTAGCTCAATTAATACCTCTTTCAAATATAAAACCTTCAATTAGCATCACAGACAAATTACTCAGAGCATTCCTGAATTTAAATGAGCACATTTGACCATAAAACTCCAGCTTGGCGCAAACATACCTGAATTAATTAGAGACAGAGGTGCTGCACTCTATTATGACGAACAAGGATGTCAGATGGAGAAGTTGTTTTGGTGGCCTGTTGCTATATCTGTCCTGACCCTAGCATGCCGTACATACCTCACTAATGAATTTAGCATCCTGACACTAGATGCTTTATGTAATTAATAGAGCGGAGGGGGGTGCATGGTGGCATCTCCGTGCTGCAAGTGGCACGTAGGTAAGACATTGGCTGCAGCGCaggagttttattttaaagcacaCAAGAGCTCGGCGGCCGTTAAAACGCTCAGCTAGCGCTGTAAATAAAGCAGACGCGGCTGTAGGTGGGAAGCCGTTAGCTTCATCTCGTGGTCGGACTGGTTTCTAAAAGCGTTCGCACGCGGATGATAAGTGATTTGCAGGCTTGTGTGTGACGGTGGCAGGCCGTGTGTTACTattgatattattatttttattttgtggcTAAAGTTGCAGTAAGCGtctaatgctaatgctagcgATGGCGCGCTCCTGCCGGTGTCCTCGTTGTCAGAACCTGAGCGCAGGCGTCCGATCGGGCCCCGATCCTCCTCGATTCCCTCCAACGTAGCCCGCTAAAGAGCAGTGACACATCGCCGAAAGCTGATAGAGGCACTCGAGCCAAAAGCTCTCCATATATGCTGCAGCGGAGGACGAGCCAGTGCGAGAGCTGAGGGCCTAGTAAGGGAGGCTTGGTGGAATGAGCCTGGTTTGAATAAGCAGCATGGCTACGGGGAGCTCTGGGATAGTCACCAAGTGGGCTGATTAAAGTTGTGATATTAaacagcgctgcctgctgctgctgcctgccaaGCCTCCCTCAGTGGCATTTCACATTGTTTAAAAGGCCTAATCGGACTCATCTTGCCACTTGCTGCACAGTGTTGCTtacatcttcttcttcttcttttttttttttttaacggcaCGCTGGATCATATTCTCTCCTCACACCATTTGTTAGCGGGGTCGTGGGCTGACTTTAAATAGACTTTTCCTACGTTTCCCAGGCTGCTTTGTGCCGCGGGTCATCGAGTTCACCCCGGCTCCGCGGAGCTGTCGATTGTGTTTACGCTTCGACCTTCTAACGAACGCGCGGCGCGCCCTGAGAATCGCTCAGGCCCCTCTGAAAACGCCACAGCAAAAGTCCCCATGAAAAAAATCTGCCGTTGTCAATGTACAAACGCGAAGAAAGCTGCATTTACGTGAACGCGTGACCCCGAGGCCGTGTCGAAAGGTCACGCTGCGCCGGTTGCTAGCCGCCGCTGAGCGAAGTGCACTCCAGCAGCCAGCAAATGCTGTAGTTTGATCTCAAAAGTTTGGAATGAGAAATAGAGAGATtaggcgagagagggaggaagggagaaagaaaaggcaGCAAGAAAAGTGAGGGACTTTTAGGGgcagctgtgttttattaacCCAGTCATAATGCCCCTAAAAATCCTTATTGCTCTTGCAATGGTCAACAAATCTCCTGTTGCAACATGTAGGGGATGTCTGAAGGGTGCAGGAATTCACGTCTGCTGCAGCGCAGGCCCAGAGCACAAGCCATTGTTTATGTATGGGTTACATAGGTTACGCGGAGAATTTCAACCTCTGTTCGACACAGACACGCTCCAGAGCCGAGCTGCTGGAGTCGAACGGCGGCCTCCGATAAAAAAGTTTCACAACGTTTGCCGATGCAGATTAGCAGCGGGTTGGAAACGCGAGCGGCTTTATCTGGGGATCCGGGAGATGCTTTTCACGCTAACGGCACCGGCGTGTTCGCCTGCCAGCCACGCCGTCATTAGCTTTCTGGTGGGTTCTGCATGCAGACGGCGGAGGACGTGCCGCGTCCTTCGCTGTTTTGACTTTGCATCGGGATGCAAGGGGACAGACGGAGAGACGGGCTGGCTGGTGGCCGTGCAGGTCCAGAAAAAATCCTGGGAGCAGTGCATCGAGTGCATCGAGTGGTGGGGAAAGGGGAGGCTTAAAGGCAGGTTGACGAAGACCACGAGGGGAAAACGGCGGAGGTGGAGAGCACGAGGTGAGGAAGGGAACAGCAGGCCACGGAGGACTGGGAGCCAGGCCTGGGTGTGGCGCCGTGGGCCGTCACGGCGGTGTGGAGTGGAGCGCTCCGTGTCGGCGCATGAGTCACCGGAGGGAGGCTTTTCTGCCGAGGATCCCCGCGGGatggagaaaggaaggaagagaaggagggagggaaggacgAAAGGAAGCGAGGAAGGAAAAATCCCCCTCGCCCCGGAGCGAAGGAGCAAGAGAATGAAGCGCGCGCGAGGGGAGCGAGGGAAAGTGTGGACGATGACTCAGGGCCACGAACCACATGgcgatggaggagggagggaggaattACTCATCAGAGCATGTGGAGTCTCATATGGCTATCACAGGACCGGCAGTGTGCTTCCCTCATGGCTGCGACTCAGCCGCCACGCAACCGCCGCCGCTCCCTCGGGCCGAAAGACAGCGGCCATGTTGTACCGGAGAGCAGAGAATGGggcgagggggggtggggggtgtcaGGGTGAGCTGGGGGTCAAATTCACACCCAAAGGTTCTTTTTTAAATGCCTTCATCAAGCAGAGGTGCCTGAGGACGTCTattagagtcagagtcaggtTTTCCCCTTTCAGCCTGTGTGCGACTGATAGTGTCATTCTGGGTCTGAGAGACCAGAGCCGGAGTCGGGCTCGACCCAGTGCAGGGCCCGAATCAGCACCGGGTTGTGTGAGGCCCGATGGGCTCAGCTTCAGGCCGTAACAACAAAGTTAAGTTAAGTCACTTCCTTTACATTTATATGTtggtccagcagctgctgtgcatACGTTCTTTAAAGCCGTGCGTGTTTGACAAAGTCGTATTGAGTGGCGACAAGACACCGAGTACAAGCTGGAGACCACATGCTGTGAGCTTCACAGTCAGCAGCTGAGGGAGCGAGAGTCAGGAGAAAGTTAGTGGCAGAACAAACGCTTTGCTTCATGTGTGTATGTAACGTGTACACCTGTCGGAAAGCGCTTTAGTGCACAAAgtctccttttattttgaaatccatATTCATCTGAATGCTGCCATTAGGGCGACAGCTCTCCAACGCCAGAAAAGCACACGTGCAGTTGGGCTCCTCTCCTTGTTAGTGACTGAATCATGTTGGTCCTGTCCACCGGCTCTGTGGGTTCCCACCAGATGGGATTAGGCTGGCATTAATGGAAGTAATGAACTCACCTGTAATGTTTGACCTGAGCTGCAGGCTTTTCTCCACCTTTGCAGAGAAAACGAAGTGACACCTTTATAAAGTCAGGACTTTGCTTTTGATCGGATGGAGCTACACAACTATGTGTAGTTATGTAATCATGATGTTTGAAAAGGCTTTATTAGATAAGACACAAGTAAACATAAAAAAGGCTGACTGCATCTGCTCTTTTGCACATTATTCAGCTACTTAGTTATTTGCACAAAGTATTTCTCCATCATTGCTGACTGTGTCTCCCTCCACTACCTCATCACTACAAAAGTACTAAAACGGGTCACGTTGTGTGTTGTCATTCTGTTGCTCTTTATGTCGTCTCTGCTGTAAAATTGACTTTTCgtatatacagtcaggaccataaatatttggacggagacaattttttacttttcttcaATTGAATAAAACAACTCAAATGCagttgaagtgcagactttcagctttaattcagtGGATTGAACAAAAagtttgcataaaaatgtgaaaaactaaagcactTTTTAACACagtcccttcatttcatgggcttgtaagtaattggacaaattaaattaagtgaaaataaaacgttcattactaatatttggttgaaaaccctttgttggcagtGACAGCCTGcagtcttgaactcatggacatcaccacatgctgggttttctccatttgaatgctctgccaggcctttactgcagcagctttcagttgctgtttgcttctgtgcatttttatcccaagttgggtcgttgtccaatcagtttgactgcatttaCCTGGATCTGCACAGTTATGTCTCTGAACAGAATTCATcgggctgcttctgtcctgtgtcacctCATCAATATAGTAgttattttggtttcatctcTCCAGAGAATGGTTTTACAGAACTGTGCTGGCCTTTTTAGATGTTTTCTAGTAAAGTCCAatctttctttctgttcttgaggcttatgagtggcttgcaccttgcagtcTATCCTCTGCATCtacttctctttatggtagacgTGGACATTGACACGCCTGCCTCCTGGAGAGCGCTGTTCACTTGTTTGGCTGTTGTGAAGGGGTTTCTCTTCACCGTGGAcatgattctgcgatcatccaccgCCGTTGTTTttcgtggacgtccaggtctttttgcgtcGCTGACATCACCAGcgctttcttcctttctttcttagaatgtaccacactgttgattttgccactcctaataatGTAGCAATTTCTCAcctggttttgttctgttttctcagcttaatggtggctcgtttcacctgcatgaagagctcctttgaccgtgTGTTGTCGGTTCACAGCAAAATCAACATGCGAGCAActctctaatcaactccaggccttttatctgcttcgttgataatgacataacaagtgCCCACACCTGCCcgtgcaatagcatggaagtcaattgtccaattacttattaattacgagcccatgaaattaAGGGATTGTGTTAAACAAacgctttagtttttcacattttttatgcaatctttttgtttaacccactgaattaaagctgaaagtctgcactttaactgcatctgagttgttttatttatttatttttatttccactgTGGTATTGCAAAGAAgcaaaactagaaaaaaaattgtctctgtccaaatatttatggtcctggcTGTGACTCAGTCATGTCTgagctagttagctaacttGGTGTCGCGCTAAGCTAGCTAGTTCTGTCAATGTATGTTAGAAATCTATGTTCTAATTTATGTTGCATGTCTGTAGTAGCATCTTGTCCTGGAGGAACGTTGTTCTATTTCATGTACTGAACTGTATACggttgaaatgaaaataaaagcctaCTTGACTCACTAAGAACGGACTAGTGACTAGCGAGCAGcgaaatcacacacacagcagcagattttGCCGTTTAGGATCCAACTACAGGTTCCAGCGtcagtaaataaacacagaagCAAACAAATTCCACTTGcttcttttaaaaaatataattggatttgtaaataaataatgctCAGTGCTCAGTACAGTTTAAGGGCTAATCTCACTGGAATGGTCAATATCAAAGCTGTAGGTGGAGATATGAATGCTTTTAGCTgaggggtcacacacacacacacacacacacacacacacacacacacacacacacacacacacacacacacacatacactcactcATGCTTTTTCATGGGATTTCAATGAGCTCGCTGGTTTTCCACTGTTCTGCGCAGACCGGCCTCCTCACccgctgtttgtctttgtgattACGCTTGCATATACATAAACAGAGCGGCTATATATACACATAACAGCGCTGCTTCGTATTTACTGTGCTGACGTCGGCATTGTGTGGAACTCGGTGCGAGTAGGAACGCAGGCCTCCTCGTGGCGAGCGGCTCCGCTGCCTGAGCCTGATGTAAGCCTGAGGATTTGGGGGGCGgcctcctcgctccctcgcccTCCGCTGACGGGCCGTGTCGGTTTCCAGTTGTTTTCTGGCTATTTGGGCCCAACGATGCATGCTGGCAGACCTCGGCCTCACCCTCGCTTTGCATTGCAGTATCCGTCGGAGGCCGAACCCGGCTCAGCGCCCGTGAACCCTGTGTTGAGAAACAATGAGCTCCGCGGGGCGATTGGCAGATGTTTGCTTGATGCTGCAGATACAGTCATGCCATTGTGTGGAGTCAGCAaccgcgtgcgtgcatgtgtgtgtgtgtgtgtgtgtgaataagggGTGAGGAAAagcttgtgtttgctttggcaCAGAGGCCGCTTGCCAAGAAAAGGTGCTGCGCTGCCAAAACTTGCCAAAGGAACCTGCAGCGCTGAGCGTTTGATCTGTCAAACCTCTTCAGTCGACACAATGGGGAGGTGGAGGCGTTTACCGACCTCGCCCAACTCGTGAGCTAACGCAGTGTGtttaagataataaaaaataataatcagcgTTGAACACGAGCTTCTGGTCCTGTAGCTGATGGGATGGAGCTAATCGGGGGCGCGGCCGAGCCTCACGGCGGCTCTGATCTTCCTCTGCCGCTCGCTGTGGTTCGCTTGAAGTCCCATTGTTCGGCCCGAGCCGACGTCCTCCAGTCCGGAGGGTCTCGATGCCAAGATCGTCTCAGGGGATTTCACAAAAAGGGAAAACCATCTTCCCCAAAACGTTCTTCCATTACAGAAAAGAGGTTTTCCGCTTCTATCGAAACCGTCAATGGAAGTTATTCAAGGCACTTGGAAAACATCAATTGCTGCCTTTTTTTCGGGCTTTACGTTGGCAGAACGATCGGTCACGGGGACAGCACGAGTCTTCCATAGCCGCTCCTCGGGAGAAAGGGGGattgtgcttgcgtgcgtgtgcttcTACGCGCTGGATGCCGATGACCGGCGGTGTTGCatgaaagctttttttttttttccgtccACGGAGCCCGCGTGCACCCGACTGCTCCGCGAAATACCAGCGCCCGCATTGCTTTTCTCGCTGTAACCTTTGGAGCCGATGCGGACGAGAAAGCTTtgcctgcctgcgtgtgtgcgcgtgtgtgtgtgtgtgtgttgaataaAGTGCTATTTTATGTTGGCAGCAGAGTGATGGGAGCCACAGTGTGACAGGCCGGAGCCGACCTTAAACCCAACGCTGTGCCTCTTTGGAACGTCCTTCTCATTCCTGGGTATAGCAACAGTGGTCCAGCGTCCGTCTGCCTCGAAAACCAACAGTTTATATCTGTCACATCCACATCCCAAACACTCAGCCCTGCTTTCATGCTGCCGTTATCTGGGTTGACTGGGTTCTCCTGTCATACTAGGCCGTGTTTGTTCCGAGTCAGTTAATCAGCGTAGAACTTATTTTGGGGAACGAGTGAAGAGAGGAGCCAT encodes the following:
- the LOC114862077 gene encoding uncharacterized protein LOC114862077; this translates as MPLKILIALAMVNKSPVATCRGCLKGAGIHVCCSAGPEHKPLFMYGLHRLRGEFQPLFDTDTLQSRAAGVERRPPIKKFHNVCRCRLAAGWKRERLYLGIREMLFTLTAPACSPASHAVISFLVGSACRRRRTCRVLRCFDFASGCKGTDGETGWLVAVQVQKKSWEQCIECIEWWGKGRLKGRLTKTTRGKRRRWRARGEEGNSRPRRTGSQAWVWRRGPSRRCGVERSVSAHESPEGGFSAEDPRGMEKGRKRRREGRTKGSEEGKIPLAPERRSKRMKRARGERGKVWTMTQGHEPHGDGGGREELLIRACGVSYGYHRTGSVLPSWLRLSRHATAAAPSGRKTAAMLYRRAENGARGGGGCQGELGVKFTPKGSFLNAFIKQRCLRTSIRVRVRFSPFSLCATDSVILGLRDQSRSRARPSAGPESAPGCVRPDGLSFRP